In Bacillota bacterium, the sequence ATAGGTCACAGTCCCAGCATTTTCTGCAACGATAATCTCACCAGTATCCCGCACCGCTCTATGCTCGACTCCTGTTCCAACAATCGGAGCCTCAGTTCTCAAAAGCGGCACAGCCTGTCGCTGCATATTGGAACCCATTAGCGCACGATTTGCATCGTCGTGCTCTAGGAATGGAATCAAAGCGGTGGCTACGGAAACCGTCTGCTTCGGAGAAACATCCATGTAGTGAACCTTCTTAGGCTCGACAGTATCGATTTCCTCGCGGATCCTGACTAAAACCCTTTCATTTAGAAACCTTCCAGTTTTTTCGCTAAATGGCTCATTAGCTTGCGCGATTATGTACTTATCCTCATCATCAGCTGTCAGATAGTGGATTTCGTCAGTAACCCTTCCATTTTCAACCTTACGGTAAGGTGTCTCAATAAAACCAAATGGGTTTATCCTTGCGTAAGTTGCCATTGAACCAATAAGTCCAATGTTTGGGCCCTCAGGCGTCTCGATAGGGCACATACGGCCGTAGTGAGACGGGTGAACATCTCGCACTTCAAAACCAGCCCTCTCCCTCGAAAGGCCACCCGGCCCAAGAGCGCTCAAACGGCGTTTATGGGTTAGACCTGCAAGTGGGTTGGTCTGATCCATAAACTGAGAAAGCTGGCTGCTTCCAAAGAACTCTTTAATGGACGCAACAATCGGACGGATGTTTATAAGAGTCCTTGGAGTCATTGTTTCAATATCAAGCGTAGTCATGCGCTCACGAACAACCCTTTCCATTCGCGCAAGACCGATACGGAATTGATTCTGTATAAGCTCGCCAACAGAGCGAACGCGCCTGTTGCCAAAATGATCAATATCATCAACATTGATAAAATCAAAGCGATCGGTAAACAAAGTTGGGTCTAATAAAGCGCACATGTATTGAATTGTTGCAAGGATATCATCGCGCGTTAAAACTGTCGTATCAGCAGAAACTTTCAAGTTAAGCTTTTTGTTTACCTTATAGCGACCTACCTTGGCAAGGTCGTACCTCTGCGGATTGAAGAAGAGATTTTCAATCAGGGAACGAGCGCTCTCAATTGCCGGCGGCTCACCCGGGCGCAGACGCTTATAGAGCTCAACCATTGCTTCTTCACGCGTCTCGGTGAAGTCTCTATCCAGTGTCTGCTTGATGGGCTCAGCATTATTAAAAAGCTTGAGTATCTCATCATTAGATCCAAAGCCGAGCGCTTTTAGCAGGATCGTAGCAGGCTGTTTACGCTTGCGGTCAACGCGGACGCTAATTACATCTCTCTTGTCGGTTTCAAGTTCAAGCCACGCGCCGCGGCTTGGGATAATTTTTCCAAAGTAAAGTATCTTGTCGGAGTGCTTATCGACCTCACGGTCAAAGTAAACTCCTGGCGAGCGCACGAGCTGGCTCACTACTACACGCTCAGTTCCGTTGATGATAAACGTTCCCTTGTCGGTCATCATCGGGAAGTCTCCCATGTAGACTTCCTCTTCCTTAATCTCTCCCGTCGCTTTGTTAATAAGGCTTACAGTCACATCCAACCGCGCCGAGTAGGTCATGTCTCTTTCTTTACACTCACTCACGCTGTGTTCAGGATTGCCAAACCTGTACTTTCCAAACTCAATTGCAAGGTTTCCGGTAAAATCCTCGATCGGGGATATATCCCGGAAAGCTTCAGCTAGGCCCTCCTCCACAAACCATTTAAACGAGTCCACTTGAACAGAAATCAGGTTTGGAAGTTCTAAAATGTCGGGAGTTTTGGCAAAACTCAGTCTAGTTCTTAAACCTAAATCATTTCGCAAGAGACGGTTTCACTCCTTAATCGTAATGTGGGAACATATAAACGCAAAATAACAGCATAGCAGAATCTCTATGCTGTGTCAACATAAATAGAGGCCAAACATGTAATTCA encodes:
- the rpoB gene encoding DNA-directed RNA polymerase subunit beta, which translates into the protein MRNDLGLRTRLSFAKTPDILELPNLISVQVDSFKWFVEEGLAEAFRDISPIEDFTGNLAIEFGKYRFGNPEHSVSECKERDMTYSARLDVTVSLINKATGEIKEEEVYMGDFPMMTDKGTFIINGTERVVVSQLVRSPGVYFDREVDKHSDKILYFGKIIPSRGAWLELETDKRDVISVRVDRKRKQPATILLKALGFGSNDEILKLFNNAEPIKQTLDRDFTETREEAMVELYKRLRPGEPPAIESARSLIENLFFNPQRYDLAKVGRYKVNKKLNLKVSADTTVLTRDDILATIQYMCALLDPTLFTDRFDFINVDDIDHFGNRRVRSVGELIQNQFRIGLARMERVVRERMTTLDIETMTPRTLINIRPIVASIKEFFGSSQLSQFMDQTNPLAGLTHKRRLSALGPGGLSRERAGFEVRDVHPSHYGRMCPIETPEGPNIGLIGSMATYARINPFGFIETPYRKVENGRVTDEIHYLTADDEDKYIIAQANEPFSEKTGRFLNERVLVRIREEIDTVEPKKVHYMDVSPKQTVSVATALIPFLEHDDANRALMGSNMQRQAVPLLRTEAPIVGTGVEHRAVRDTGEIIVAENAGTVTYVSADEIIVEKKDGHVDVYKLSKFRRSNQGTCINQKPVVSEGQKVKKGQVLADGPSTDHGELALGRNLLVAFMPWEGYNYEDAIILSERLVKEDILTSIHIEEHEVDARDTKLGPEEITRDIPNVGEEVLKDLDERGIIRIGAEVNPGDILVGKVTPKGETELTAEERLLRAIFGEKAREVRDTSLKVPHGESGTVIDVKVFQRDAGDELAPGVNQLVRVYVAQKRKIAEGDKLAGRHGNKGVISKILPEEDMPFLEDGTPIDIILNPLGVPSRMNIGQVLETHLGWAGMQGWSEDGRKSNGPVFIASPVFDGATEQEIRKYLAKASLPESGKTKLFDGRTGEPFREPITVGYIYMLKLLHLVDDKIHARSTGPYSLVTQQPLGGKAQFGGQRFGEMEVWALEAYGAAYTLQELLTVKSDDVVGRVKAYEAIVKGENIPEPGIPESFKVLVKEMQSLCLNVEVLSEEGEEIELKESEEDVFKTAEELGIDLRGEAASVSEATESPLPEE